Proteins from one Bactrocera neohumeralis isolate Rockhampton chromosome 3, APGP_CSIRO_Bneo_wtdbg2-racon-allhic-juicebox.fasta_v2, whole genome shotgun sequence genomic window:
- the LOC126754030 gene encoding non-lysosomal glucosylceramidase isoform X1 has protein sequence MDSVSANLEELQQNEITAIPQYGLKLKFDHVWPEKRNQNLRPSIRQTLPLVPLVYRYSTYYWKVSRENRRCYMDYYYTENGKQIYGVPLGGIGGGTIGRGFAGEFCRFQMRPGMYEYNVVQANQFIVTIKDAKNCTIFQSLLSKLSPTDSSDSDSQCNMPNCSSRSKQPLNAWHSNIDDSKCSYTGLYPRAWTDYDLTAYGVRLICRQISPVIPHDYKDSCLPCAVFVWSVENVCAEERKVSITFTFKNGTGTKKQDAEGGAEAILITEGNVKGVGIRQKIAGMPCAYNLGCRVLPEISITRCTQFDPYGTGEQLWSELKENGQLSEKHCDEVLKTKDLGVALCAQVAVKPNSSHDLEFVLAWDMPHIHFPKKLKSYTRYYTKYFDASGEAGPKICEYALKHYGSWEKLIDAWQRPILNDDGLPDWYKSAIFNQLYFISDGGTIWLTCNSSFGKELNYDDPRLAYGRFGYLEGHEYRMYNTYDVHFYASSALSHLWPNLQVSLQYDIRDAIDVDLPDTRKMLYDGKILPRHIKNCVPHDLGDPDEEPFTLINCYNIHDVNHWKDLNTKFVLQVYRDYYVLNELAQAQADNASKFSSIEFIDKDSLYEMYTQDNKRKNSADEKQQNRKSASLYINETNGKVYLMDAMAYLKAMYPACKAIMERTIEYDQDNDGLIENMKMPDQTYDTWVMDGPSAYCAGLWLAALQTMSVMATLLDQPNDCLRYQDILERGKHSLEEKLWNGNFYRFDLHHKDTLMADQLCGHWYLKTCGFDYEIYPKENVRKALKQVYQHNVMGFKGGSMGAVNGFIVNADPDKPGHVDYTTLQSEEVWPGVTFALAATMIQEGMFEEGFQTAGGLYKTLSERIGMNFETPEALYTEKHYRSIGYMRPLSIWSMQVAWERRKALRD, from the exons GTACTCTACCTACTACTGGAAGGTCTCTCGCGAAAATCGTCGCTGCTACATGGACTACTATTACACGGAGAACGGTAAACAAATTTATGGTGTGCCCTTGGGCGGCATTGGCGGCGGCACCATAGGGCGTGGCTTTGCCGGCGAATTTTGTCGCTTTCAGATGCGTCCCGGCATGTATGAGTACAATGTGGTGCAGGCGAATCAATTCATAGTGACAATCAAAGACGCCAAGAATTGCACAATATTTCAAAGTTTGCTCTCGAAGCTCAG TCCCACTGACAGCAGTGACAGTGACTCTCAATGTAATATGCCCAATTGCAGCAGTCGCTCCAAGCAGCCACTAAATGCCTGGCACTCGAATATCGACGACTCGAAATGCTCATATACGGGTCTGTATCCGCGCGCCTGGACCGACTATGATCTGACTGCGTACGGCGTGCGACTGATTTGTCGTCAAATATCGCCCGTCATACCGCACGACTACAAGGACTCATGCCTACCTTGCGCCGTCTTCGTGTGGTCTGTGGAGAATGTTTGCGCGGAGGAGCGTAAGGTCTCCATAACGTTCACCTTCAAGAATGGCACTGGCACAAAGAAGCAGGACGCCGAGGGCGGCGCTGAGGCGATACTCATCACAGAGGGCAATGTGAAGGGTGTCGGCATACGACAGAAGATCGCTGGCATGCCATGCGCCTACAATTTGGGTTGTCGTGTTTTGCCCGAAATCAGTATTACACGCTGCACGCAGTTCGATCCGTACGGCACGGGAGAGCAACTATGGTCCGAGCTGAAGGAGAACGGACAGCTAAGCGAAAAGCATTGCGATGAGGTGTTGAAAA CTAAGGATCTCGGTGTTGCTTTATGCGCACAGGTTGCTGTCAAACCAAATTCTAGTCATGATTTAGAGTTCGTGTTGGCCTGGGATATGCCACACATACATTTTCCCAAGAAACTAAAATCGTATACACGTTACTACACCAAATACTTCGATGCGTCCGGCGAGGCTGGTCCTAAGATATGCGAGTATGCATTGAAGCACTATGGCAGCTGGGAGAAATTGATTGATGCCTGGCAGCGTCCCATACTCAACGATGA TGGGCTACCCGATTGGTATAAGAGCGCGATCTTCAACCAGCTCTACTTCATTTCGGATGGCGGCACAATTTGGTTGACTTGTAATTCCTCGTTCGGCAAGGAGTTGAACTACGATGATCCCAG ATTAGCTTACGGTCGCTTTGGTTACTTGGAGGGTCACGAATATCGCATGTACAATACCTACGACGTACATTTTTATGCCTCATCAGCGCTCTCGCACCTCTGGCCCAATCTACAG GTTAGTCTACAGTATGATATACGCGATGCCATTGATGTGGACTTGCCCGATACGCGTAAAATGCTTTATGATGGTAAGATTCTGCCGCGTCACATTAAGAATTGTGTGCCACATGATCTCGGCGATCCCGATGAGGAGCCATTCACGCTCATCAATTGCTACAATATACATGATGTGAATCATTGGAAGGATTTGAATACGAAATTCGTGCTGCAAGTCTATCGGGACTATTATGTACTCAATGAGTTAGCACAGGCGCAAGCGGATAACGCGAGTAAATTCAGTTCGATTGAGTTTATAGATAAGGATAGTTTGTATGAAATGTATACGCAGGATAATAAGCGTAAGAATTCGGCGGATGAGAAGCAGC AAAATCGCAAATCGGCTTCTTTATATATCAATGAAACTAACGGCAAAGTGTATCTAATGGATGCCATGGCTTACTTGAAGGCAATGTATCCCGCATGCAAAGCGATCATGGAGCGCACCATCGAATATGACCAAGACAATGATGGTCTCATTGAGAATATGAAAATGCCAGATCAAACGTACGACACGTGGGTTATGGATGGACCTAG CGCCTATTGTGCGGGCTTGTGGCTTGCGGCCTTGCAAACCATGTCCGTAATGGCCACGCTGCTGGATCAGCCGAACGACTGCTTACGCTATCAGGACATTTTGGAGCGTGGCAAGCACTCATTGGAGGAGAAACTGTGGAATGGCAACTTCTATCGCTTCGATCTGCATCACAAGGACACACTAATGGCTGATCAATTGTGTGGGCATTGGTATCTGAAAACGTGCGGTTTCGATTATGAG ATTTATCCGAAGGAAAATGTACGCAAGGCCTTAAAGCAAGTCTACCAACATAATGTTATGGGTTTCAAGGGCGGCAGTATGGGCGCTGTTAACGGTTTCATTGTTAATGCGGATCCTGACAAGCCGGGACACGTGGACTATACGACCCTGCAGAGTGAAGAAGTGTGGCCCGGTGTAACATTTGCTCTGGCAGCCACTATGATACAGGAG GGCATGTTTGAGGAGGGCTTCCAAACTGCCGGCGGCCTCTACAAGACACTCAGCGAGCGTATTGGCATGAATTTCGAGACGCCCGAAGCATTATACACCGAAAAGCATTACCGTTCCATCGGCTATATGCGACCGCTAAGCATTTGGTCCATGCAAGTGGCCTGGGAGCGACGAAAAGCGCTGCGCGATTAA
- the LOC126754030 gene encoding non-lysosomal glucosylceramidase isoform X3 encodes MDSVSANLEELQQNEITAIPQYGLKLKFDHVWPEKRNQNLRPSIRQTLPLVPLVYRYSTYYWKVSRENRRCYMDYYYTENGKQIYGVPLGGIGGGTIGRGFAGEFCRFQMRPGMYEYNVVQANQFIVTIKDAKNCTIFQSLLSKLSRSKQPLNAWHSNIDDSKCSYTGLYPRAWTDYDLTAYGVRLICRQISPVIPHDYKDSCLPCAVFVWSVENVCAEERKVSITFTFKNGTGTKKQDAEGGAEAILITEGNVKGVGIRQKIAGMPCAYNLGCRVLPEISITRCTQFDPYGTGEQLWSELKENGQLSEKHCDEVLKTKDLGVALCAQVAVKPNSSHDLEFVLAWDMPHIHFPKKLKSYTRYYTKYFDASGEAGPKICEYALKHYGSWEKLIDAWQRPILNDDGLPDWYKSAIFNQLYFISDGGTIWLTCNSSFGKELNYDDPRLAYGRFGYLEGHEYRMYNTYDVHFYASSALSHLWPNLQVSLQYDIRDAIDVDLPDTRKMLYDGKILPRHIKNCVPHDLGDPDEEPFTLINCYNIHDVNHWKDLNTKFVLQVYRDYYVLNELAQAQADNASKFSSIEFIDKDSLYEMYTQDNKRKNSADEKQQNRKSASLYINETNGKVYLMDAMAYLKAMYPACKAIMERTIEYDQDNDGLIENMKMPDQTYDTWVMDGPSAYCAGLWLAALQTMSVMATLLDQPNDCLRYQDILERGKHSLEEKLWNGNFYRFDLHHKDTLMADQLCGHWYLKTCGFDYEIYPKENVRKALKQVYQHNVMGFKGGSMGAVNGFIVNADPDKPGHVDYTTLQSEEVWPGVTFALAATMIQEGMFEEGFQTAGGLYKTLSERIGMNFETPEALYTEKHYRSIGYMRPLSIWSMQVAWERRKALRD; translated from the exons GTACTCTACCTACTACTGGAAGGTCTCTCGCGAAAATCGTCGCTGCTACATGGACTACTATTACACGGAGAACGGTAAACAAATTTATGGTGTGCCCTTGGGCGGCATTGGCGGCGGCACCATAGGGCGTGGCTTTGCCGGCGAATTTTGTCGCTTTCAGATGCGTCCCGGCATGTATGAGTACAATGTGGTGCAGGCGAATCAATTCATAGTGACAATCAAAGACGCCAAGAATTGCACAATATTTCAAAGTTTGCTCTCGAAGCTCAG TCGCTCCAAGCAGCCACTAAATGCCTGGCACTCGAATATCGACGACTCGAAATGCTCATATACGGGTCTGTATCCGCGCGCCTGGACCGACTATGATCTGACTGCGTACGGCGTGCGACTGATTTGTCGTCAAATATCGCCCGTCATACCGCACGACTACAAGGACTCATGCCTACCTTGCGCCGTCTTCGTGTGGTCTGTGGAGAATGTTTGCGCGGAGGAGCGTAAGGTCTCCATAACGTTCACCTTCAAGAATGGCACTGGCACAAAGAAGCAGGACGCCGAGGGCGGCGCTGAGGCGATACTCATCACAGAGGGCAATGTGAAGGGTGTCGGCATACGACAGAAGATCGCTGGCATGCCATGCGCCTACAATTTGGGTTGTCGTGTTTTGCCCGAAATCAGTATTACACGCTGCACGCAGTTCGATCCGTACGGCACGGGAGAGCAACTATGGTCCGAGCTGAAGGAGAACGGACAGCTAAGCGAAAAGCATTGCGATGAGGTGTTGAAAA CTAAGGATCTCGGTGTTGCTTTATGCGCACAGGTTGCTGTCAAACCAAATTCTAGTCATGATTTAGAGTTCGTGTTGGCCTGGGATATGCCACACATACATTTTCCCAAGAAACTAAAATCGTATACACGTTACTACACCAAATACTTCGATGCGTCCGGCGAGGCTGGTCCTAAGATATGCGAGTATGCATTGAAGCACTATGGCAGCTGGGAGAAATTGATTGATGCCTGGCAGCGTCCCATACTCAACGATGA TGGGCTACCCGATTGGTATAAGAGCGCGATCTTCAACCAGCTCTACTTCATTTCGGATGGCGGCACAATTTGGTTGACTTGTAATTCCTCGTTCGGCAAGGAGTTGAACTACGATGATCCCAG ATTAGCTTACGGTCGCTTTGGTTACTTGGAGGGTCACGAATATCGCATGTACAATACCTACGACGTACATTTTTATGCCTCATCAGCGCTCTCGCACCTCTGGCCCAATCTACAG GTTAGTCTACAGTATGATATACGCGATGCCATTGATGTGGACTTGCCCGATACGCGTAAAATGCTTTATGATGGTAAGATTCTGCCGCGTCACATTAAGAATTGTGTGCCACATGATCTCGGCGATCCCGATGAGGAGCCATTCACGCTCATCAATTGCTACAATATACATGATGTGAATCATTGGAAGGATTTGAATACGAAATTCGTGCTGCAAGTCTATCGGGACTATTATGTACTCAATGAGTTAGCACAGGCGCAAGCGGATAACGCGAGTAAATTCAGTTCGATTGAGTTTATAGATAAGGATAGTTTGTATGAAATGTATACGCAGGATAATAAGCGTAAGAATTCGGCGGATGAGAAGCAGC AAAATCGCAAATCGGCTTCTTTATATATCAATGAAACTAACGGCAAAGTGTATCTAATGGATGCCATGGCTTACTTGAAGGCAATGTATCCCGCATGCAAAGCGATCATGGAGCGCACCATCGAATATGACCAAGACAATGATGGTCTCATTGAGAATATGAAAATGCCAGATCAAACGTACGACACGTGGGTTATGGATGGACCTAG CGCCTATTGTGCGGGCTTGTGGCTTGCGGCCTTGCAAACCATGTCCGTAATGGCCACGCTGCTGGATCAGCCGAACGACTGCTTACGCTATCAGGACATTTTGGAGCGTGGCAAGCACTCATTGGAGGAGAAACTGTGGAATGGCAACTTCTATCGCTTCGATCTGCATCACAAGGACACACTAATGGCTGATCAATTGTGTGGGCATTGGTATCTGAAAACGTGCGGTTTCGATTATGAG ATTTATCCGAAGGAAAATGTACGCAAGGCCTTAAAGCAAGTCTACCAACATAATGTTATGGGTTTCAAGGGCGGCAGTATGGGCGCTGTTAACGGTTTCATTGTTAATGCGGATCCTGACAAGCCGGGACACGTGGACTATACGACCCTGCAGAGTGAAGAAGTGTGGCCCGGTGTAACATTTGCTCTGGCAGCCACTATGATACAGGAG GGCATGTTTGAGGAGGGCTTCCAAACTGCCGGCGGCCTCTACAAGACACTCAGCGAGCGTATTGGCATGAATTTCGAGACGCCCGAAGCATTATACACCGAAAAGCATTACCGTTCCATCGGCTATATGCGACCGCTAAGCATTTGGTCCATGCAAGTGGCCTGGGAGCGACGAAAAGCGCTGCGCGATTAA
- the LOC126754030 gene encoding non-lysosomal glucosylceramidase isoform X2 — translation MDSVSANLEELQQNEITAIPQYGLKLKFDHVWPEKRNQNLRPSIRQTLPLVPLVYRYSTYYWKVSRENRRCYMDYYYTENGKQIYGVPLGGIGGGTIGRGFAGEFCRFQMRPGMYEYNVVQANQFIVTIKDAKNCTIFQSLLSKLSSRSKQPLNAWHSNIDDSKCSYTGLYPRAWTDYDLTAYGVRLICRQISPVIPHDYKDSCLPCAVFVWSVENVCAEERKVSITFTFKNGTGTKKQDAEGGAEAILITEGNVKGVGIRQKIAGMPCAYNLGCRVLPEISITRCTQFDPYGTGEQLWSELKENGQLSEKHCDEVLKTKDLGVALCAQVAVKPNSSHDLEFVLAWDMPHIHFPKKLKSYTRYYTKYFDASGEAGPKICEYALKHYGSWEKLIDAWQRPILNDDGLPDWYKSAIFNQLYFISDGGTIWLTCNSSFGKELNYDDPRLAYGRFGYLEGHEYRMYNTYDVHFYASSALSHLWPNLQVSLQYDIRDAIDVDLPDTRKMLYDGKILPRHIKNCVPHDLGDPDEEPFTLINCYNIHDVNHWKDLNTKFVLQVYRDYYVLNELAQAQADNASKFSSIEFIDKDSLYEMYTQDNKRKNSADEKQQNRKSASLYINETNGKVYLMDAMAYLKAMYPACKAIMERTIEYDQDNDGLIENMKMPDQTYDTWVMDGPSAYCAGLWLAALQTMSVMATLLDQPNDCLRYQDILERGKHSLEEKLWNGNFYRFDLHHKDTLMADQLCGHWYLKTCGFDYEIYPKENVRKALKQVYQHNVMGFKGGSMGAVNGFIVNADPDKPGHVDYTTLQSEEVWPGVTFALAATMIQEGMFEEGFQTAGGLYKTLSERIGMNFETPEALYTEKHYRSIGYMRPLSIWSMQVAWERRKALRD, via the exons GTACTCTACCTACTACTGGAAGGTCTCTCGCGAAAATCGTCGCTGCTACATGGACTACTATTACACGGAGAACGGTAAACAAATTTATGGTGTGCCCTTGGGCGGCATTGGCGGCGGCACCATAGGGCGTGGCTTTGCCGGCGAATTTTGTCGCTTTCAGATGCGTCCCGGCATGTATGAGTACAATGTGGTGCAGGCGAATCAATTCATAGTGACAATCAAAGACGCCAAGAATTGCACAATATTTCAAAGTTTGCTCTCGAAGCTCAG CAGTCGCTCCAAGCAGCCACTAAATGCCTGGCACTCGAATATCGACGACTCGAAATGCTCATATACGGGTCTGTATCCGCGCGCCTGGACCGACTATGATCTGACTGCGTACGGCGTGCGACTGATTTGTCGTCAAATATCGCCCGTCATACCGCACGACTACAAGGACTCATGCCTACCTTGCGCCGTCTTCGTGTGGTCTGTGGAGAATGTTTGCGCGGAGGAGCGTAAGGTCTCCATAACGTTCACCTTCAAGAATGGCACTGGCACAAAGAAGCAGGACGCCGAGGGCGGCGCTGAGGCGATACTCATCACAGAGGGCAATGTGAAGGGTGTCGGCATACGACAGAAGATCGCTGGCATGCCATGCGCCTACAATTTGGGTTGTCGTGTTTTGCCCGAAATCAGTATTACACGCTGCACGCAGTTCGATCCGTACGGCACGGGAGAGCAACTATGGTCCGAGCTGAAGGAGAACGGACAGCTAAGCGAAAAGCATTGCGATGAGGTGTTGAAAA CTAAGGATCTCGGTGTTGCTTTATGCGCACAGGTTGCTGTCAAACCAAATTCTAGTCATGATTTAGAGTTCGTGTTGGCCTGGGATATGCCACACATACATTTTCCCAAGAAACTAAAATCGTATACACGTTACTACACCAAATACTTCGATGCGTCCGGCGAGGCTGGTCCTAAGATATGCGAGTATGCATTGAAGCACTATGGCAGCTGGGAGAAATTGATTGATGCCTGGCAGCGTCCCATACTCAACGATGA TGGGCTACCCGATTGGTATAAGAGCGCGATCTTCAACCAGCTCTACTTCATTTCGGATGGCGGCACAATTTGGTTGACTTGTAATTCCTCGTTCGGCAAGGAGTTGAACTACGATGATCCCAG ATTAGCTTACGGTCGCTTTGGTTACTTGGAGGGTCACGAATATCGCATGTACAATACCTACGACGTACATTTTTATGCCTCATCAGCGCTCTCGCACCTCTGGCCCAATCTACAG GTTAGTCTACAGTATGATATACGCGATGCCATTGATGTGGACTTGCCCGATACGCGTAAAATGCTTTATGATGGTAAGATTCTGCCGCGTCACATTAAGAATTGTGTGCCACATGATCTCGGCGATCCCGATGAGGAGCCATTCACGCTCATCAATTGCTACAATATACATGATGTGAATCATTGGAAGGATTTGAATACGAAATTCGTGCTGCAAGTCTATCGGGACTATTATGTACTCAATGAGTTAGCACAGGCGCAAGCGGATAACGCGAGTAAATTCAGTTCGATTGAGTTTATAGATAAGGATAGTTTGTATGAAATGTATACGCAGGATAATAAGCGTAAGAATTCGGCGGATGAGAAGCAGC AAAATCGCAAATCGGCTTCTTTATATATCAATGAAACTAACGGCAAAGTGTATCTAATGGATGCCATGGCTTACTTGAAGGCAATGTATCCCGCATGCAAAGCGATCATGGAGCGCACCATCGAATATGACCAAGACAATGATGGTCTCATTGAGAATATGAAAATGCCAGATCAAACGTACGACACGTGGGTTATGGATGGACCTAG CGCCTATTGTGCGGGCTTGTGGCTTGCGGCCTTGCAAACCATGTCCGTAATGGCCACGCTGCTGGATCAGCCGAACGACTGCTTACGCTATCAGGACATTTTGGAGCGTGGCAAGCACTCATTGGAGGAGAAACTGTGGAATGGCAACTTCTATCGCTTCGATCTGCATCACAAGGACACACTAATGGCTGATCAATTGTGTGGGCATTGGTATCTGAAAACGTGCGGTTTCGATTATGAG ATTTATCCGAAGGAAAATGTACGCAAGGCCTTAAAGCAAGTCTACCAACATAATGTTATGGGTTTCAAGGGCGGCAGTATGGGCGCTGTTAACGGTTTCATTGTTAATGCGGATCCTGACAAGCCGGGACACGTGGACTATACGACCCTGCAGAGTGAAGAAGTGTGGCCCGGTGTAACATTTGCTCTGGCAGCCACTATGATACAGGAG GGCATGTTTGAGGAGGGCTTCCAAACTGCCGGCGGCCTCTACAAGACACTCAGCGAGCGTATTGGCATGAATTTCGAGACGCCCGAAGCATTATACACCGAAAAGCATTACCGTTCCATCGGCTATATGCGACCGCTAAGCATTTGGTCCATGCAAGTGGCCTGGGAGCGACGAAAAGCGCTGCGCGATTAA